A window from Balearica regulorum gibbericeps isolate bBalReg1 chromosome 1, bBalReg1.pri, whole genome shotgun sequence encodes these proteins:
- the GGACT gene encoding gamma-glutamylaminecyclotransferase, translating to MARVFVYGTLKKGQPNYKHMINTAKGLAKFQGRGRTVEKYPLVIAGKYNIPYMLNIPGTGHHVAGEIYSVDDQMLQFLDEFEGCPDMYQRTLMRIEVVEWEGKGGAGEARAAAEGVVECFVYSTMTYPPEWVGLPYHDSYDSSGKHGLSYVLRESRD from the coding sequence ATGGCTCGTGTCTTCGTCTACGGCACGCTGAAGAAGGGCCAGCCCAACTACAAGCACATGATCAACACGGCCAAGGGGCTAGCGAAATTCCAAGGAAGGGGCCGCACGGTGGAGAAGTACCCGCTGGTGATCGCGGGAAAATACAACATTCCTTACATGCTGAACATCCCGGGGACGGGACACCACGTTGCCGGGGAGATTTACTCAGTTGACGACCAGATGCTGCAGTTCCTGGATGAGTTCGAAGGCTGCCCAGACATGTACCAGCGTACCCTGATGAGAATCGAGGTGGTggagtgggaagggaagggcgGTGCGGGTGAGGCGCGGGCAGCTGCCGAGGGCGTCGTGGAGTGCTTCGTGTACAGCACGATGACGTACCCACCCGAGTGGGTCGGCCTCCCCTACCATGACAGTTACGACTCCTCAGGGAAACACGGCCTCTCCTACGTCCTACGCGAAAGCCGGGATTAG